One segment of Nostoc piscinale CENA21 DNA contains the following:
- a CDS encoding response regulator yields MSGLSPFSLPKQPPVILVADDDKTIRLLLREAMEQEGYRVVEVADGKQCLDAYETVKPDIVLLDAIMPVMDGFTCCKHLLQIARNNLMSALANFDTDSATGNTVISKLWERTPILMITSLNDAESVDRAFEAGASDYVTKPIHWAVLRQRLRRLLQQAQVYKQLEAANLALQQLANVDGLTGLANRRRFDEYLNTQWINLAQEESPLSLILCDIDYFKFYNDQYGHPAGDVCLQRVGAVLSKNAQKHHDLVARYGGEEFAVVMPNTHAAGAFHVATAMQAGVNNLQIVHDASAVNEYVTLSIGVATLIPTWESSPSDLIVAADKALYTAKAEGRNRIILR; encoded by the coding sequence ATGTCAGGCTTAAGCCCATTTTCTCTACCTAAACAACCTCCAGTAATTCTGGTGGCTGATGATGACAAGACCATCCGCTTGCTGTTGCGTGAAGCTATGGAACAAGAAGGCTATCGAGTTGTTGAGGTTGCAGATGGCAAGCAGTGCTTAGATGCCTATGAGACTGTCAAACCCGACATAGTATTGCTAGATGCAATCATGCCCGTCATGGATGGCTTTACTTGTTGTAAGCACCTGCTTCAAATTGCCAGAAATAACCTTATGTCAGCATTGGCAAATTTTGATACTGACTCTGCTACAGGCAATACTGTGATTTCCAAATTATGGGAACGCACACCCATATTAATGATCACTAGTTTGAATGATGCGGAATCTGTAGACCGCGCCTTTGAAGCAGGAGCCTCTGATTATGTTACCAAGCCAATTCATTGGGCAGTTTTGCGTCAACGTTTACGTCGTCTGCTACAACAAGCGCAAGTATACAAACAGTTAGAAGCAGCCAACCTAGCTTTACAACAACTCGCTAATGTTGATGGTTTAACAGGTCTGGCTAATCGCCGTCGTTTTGATGAATATCTCAATACCCAATGGATAAATTTAGCACAAGAAGAATCTCCTCTGTCATTAATTTTATGTGATATCGATTATTTCAAATTTTATAACGATCAATATGGTCATCCTGCTGGAGACGTGTGTTTGCAGAGGGTGGGTGCTGTTTTGAGCAAAAATGCACAAAAACATCACGATTTAGTAGCTCGTTATGGTGGCGAAGAATTTGCTGTAGTTATGCCAAATACTCATGCAGCTGGTGCATTTCATGTAGCCACAGCAATGCAAGCTGGTGTTAACAACTTACAAATTGTTCATGATGCTTCTGCGGTAAATGAGTACGTCACTCTGAGTATCGGCGTAGCTACCCTAATTCCTACGTGGGAATCTTCACCTTCTGATTTGATTGTGGCCGCAGATAAAGCACTTTACACAGCCAAAGCTGAAGGGCGTAATAGGATTATTCTGAGATAA
- the hisD gene encoding histidinol dehydrogenase, which produces MLRIITQQADVKAELQRICDRTHDEQVVHKEATVREVLQTVKRQGDKAVLHYTAEFDNQTLKLEELRVTGSELDTAYQQVSKELLQAIQLAARQIEAFHRQRVPKSWVNFGEDDVVLGKRYTPVDRAGIYVPGGRAAYPSTVLMNAIPAKVAGVPRIVMVTPPGAGKVISPAVLVAAQETGVQEIYRVGGAQAIAALAYGTETIPKVNVITGPGNIYVTLAKKLVYGTVGIDMLAGPSEVLIIADEFANPVHVAADMLAQAEHDPMAAAILLTTDPALAKNVQVAVERQLVDHPRRIDTEKAIAHYGLIVLVESLAAATELSNEFAPEHLELEVKDPWAILPQIRHAGAIFLGYSTPEAVGDYLAGPNHTLPTSGAARYASALSVETFLKHSSIIQYSPTALQKMAGAIDALATAEGLPSHADSVRRRIQKDE; this is translated from the coding sequence ATGCTGCGAATCATTACTCAGCAGGCAGATGTTAAAGCAGAACTACAACGTATCTGCGATCGCACCCATGACGAACAAGTGGTTCATAAAGAAGCAACGGTGCGGGAAGTGTTGCAAACAGTGAAGCGCCAAGGCGACAAAGCTGTGCTGCACTACACGGCTGAATTTGACAACCAAACCTTGAAGCTGGAAGAACTGCGTGTTACGGGTTCGGAATTAGATACTGCGTATCAGCAAGTCTCTAAAGAATTGCTCCAAGCGATTCAGTTAGCGGCTCGGCAAATTGAAGCATTTCACCGTCAACGTGTCCCCAAAAGCTGGGTAAACTTTGGGGAAGATGATGTAGTCTTGGGCAAACGCTACACTCCAGTAGACCGAGCCGGGATATATGTTCCTGGTGGTCGTGCGGCTTATCCCAGTACGGTGTTAATGAATGCGATTCCAGCAAAAGTGGCTGGTGTACCCCGAATTGTGATGGTGACACCGCCAGGAGCGGGGAAAGTAATTAGCCCAGCCGTGCTAGTGGCGGCTCAAGAAACAGGAGTGCAAGAAATTTATCGAGTTGGTGGGGCGCAAGCGATCGCCGCTTTAGCTTATGGGACAGAAACAATTCCGAAGGTTAATGTCATTACCGGGCCAGGCAATATTTACGTCACCTTAGCCAAAAAACTCGTCTATGGTACTGTGGGCATTGATATGCTGGCAGGGCCGAGCGAAGTGTTAATTATTGCCGATGAATTTGCCAATCCGGTGCATGTGGCTGCTGATATGTTAGCCCAAGCCGAACATGATCCAATGGCAGCAGCAATTTTATTAACTACAGATCCGGCTTTAGCGAAAAATGTCCAAGTCGCCGTCGAAAGACAATTAGTTGATCACCCTAGGCGAATCGATACAGAAAAAGCGATCGCTCACTACGGCTTAATTGTGCTGGTAGAATCTTTAGCAGCCGCAACAGAACTCTCGAATGAATTTGCACCGGAACATTTGGAGTTGGAAGTCAAAGATCCTTGGGCAATTTTGCCACAAATCCGCCATGCTGGGGCAATATTTTTAGGTTACTCCACACCAGAAGCTGTTGGTGACTATTTAGCAGGGCCAAACCATACCTTACCTACGTCTGGCGCAGCCCGTTATGCTTCAGCTTTAAGTGTAGAAACCTTTCTCAAACACTCTAGTATTATTCAATACTCCCCAACAGCCCTGCAAAAAATGGCTGGCGCAATTGATGCACTAGCAACAGCAGAAGGCCTACCTTCCCACGCTGATTCAGTCCGGCGGCGGATTCAAAAAGATGAGTAA
- a CDS encoding chlororespiratory reduction protein 7, whose protein sequence is MPDSLMYQQDNFVVLETNQPEQFLTASELFEKLKTVLQTINSQDLPPDLQNIESLEARVQYLIDTSCELDVGKGQYLQWYAVRLEK, encoded by the coding sequence ATGCCAGACTCTTTAATGTATCAACAAGATAACTTTGTGGTGTTAGAAACCAACCAACCAGAACAATTTCTCACAGCATCAGAGTTATTTGAAAAGCTGAAAACAGTTTTACAAACAATCAATTCTCAAGATTTACCACCAGATTTACAAAATATTGAATCTTTGGAAGCTAGAGTTCAATATCTCATCGATACTAGTTGTGAGTTGGATGTTGGCAAGGGTCAATATTTGCAGTGGTATGCAGTTCGGCTAGAAAAGTGA
- a CDS encoding carboxypeptidase regulatory-like domain-containing protein: MYLLKFQLPARHQKKSEDLSAFLTKQPAHPQVPQKTATNTTPTPSSATESTPQPNTKPAEVQPPKQGVDVSKNILNIDDNSRITFTQTASSNLENLLLGVIINRREVGSLDVIRQGNTLLLPLDDFAKLAGFTVETKDNNTYLNTPLGTINLAESDIQNFKGVNYISDAFVREKLSTNIEFNSLDLALIIDLPWRGDGTAYTSQAVNLQPDVFAPLNGFSNFRQELNIVNNAGDFSLRSSTLLGGRLAGGLWRVRVNNNFENSPDVSEYFYYKRNGGFLYQVGRQQIGINPLVNSLNLTGAQFGYTNIPTNRFNQTNSANELLPRRSRPLQTFQGVVPPASFVQLRVSGVVVAQQQVGFDGRYEFVDVNLPVGQNNQIEILVFDRNNLNVPSEIRSVRINASDLLLPAGGNVQLAGVGLTGNLVQNSLFDNNSGTDAGQFAGFYQIRQGISNNLTFEGSVQAIPDTIQSQAGLVWRVANPVVLSASVGNSFGKLAYNTDLDIQLGKLDITANSQSYPNGYRNGRNSGEFFNHSAEVSYRFNNNFQLGFLARSRKSGSDTNEYISPTFSLRPFGSLSLSGRPDITGQYLFNAYYQVNRAARLSFNTFGDRYTTGLSYDFNRNYQVSLGTDFGGNYATRYTATLNYNPPSIRQLSWRMGLAYREGNFGPIVGASMQVLPGLFARVEYQGIPFAGRRNAFGGFNDDRLTVSLVSDLSFAGGRAVPSNFSSLGKERGAIAGRIAVSGENQGYDLQGASVRVINNHNKPVGGAKTDSSGNFFVGGLPEGVYRVEVDPEQLPVELTVQKTSRVAEVGMAGVTNVDFTARLEYGLAGRITDVAGQPMPDVRVELVNLDGTEVLAAMTDEFGLYRVDGVPVGKYTLRIPPQEAIANSETFPKRDVTIHNEFVYDQNLQLPISTAAKETKEK, from the coding sequence ATGTACCTGCTGAAATTCCAACTACCAGCCAGACATCAAAAAAAATCGGAAGATTTATCAGCATTTTTAACAAAACAACCGGCTCATCCACAGGTTCCACAAAAAACAGCTACTAACACTACTCCTACACCAAGTTCAGCCACAGAATCAACTCCACAACCAAACACTAAACCTGCTGAAGTACAGCCGCCAAAACAAGGAGTAGATGTTAGTAAGAATATCTTAAATATAGACGACAATTCACGTATTACTTTTACTCAAACAGCAAGCTCAAATTTAGAGAATTTATTGCTGGGTGTAATTATTAATAGGAGAGAAGTAGGAAGCTTAGATGTTATCCGCCAAGGAAACACCTTGCTTCTACCTTTGGATGACTTTGCTAAACTTGCTGGTTTTACAGTAGAAACCAAAGATAATAATACATATTTAAATACACCTCTAGGCACAATTAATCTTGCAGAGAGTGATATTCAAAATTTTAAAGGTGTCAACTATATTAGTGATGCCTTTGTTCGAGAAAAACTATCGACAAATATTGAATTTAATTCTTTGGATTTGGCTTTAATTATTGACTTACCTTGGCGTGGTGATGGTACAGCATATACAAGCCAAGCAGTTAACTTACAACCAGATGTATTTGCACCACTCAATGGTTTTTCCAATTTCAGGCAAGAGTTAAATATTGTTAATAATGCTGGAGATTTTAGCTTACGTAGTTCTACATTACTGGGTGGCAGATTAGCAGGGGGTTTATGGCGTGTACGGGTCAATAATAATTTTGAAAACTCTCCTGATGTATCGGAATATTTTTACTATAAACGAAATGGAGGCTTTCTTTATCAAGTCGGTCGGCAACAAATTGGTATTAACCCCCTAGTCAATAGTCTAAATTTGACTGGAGCGCAATTTGGTTATACTAATATACCAACAAATCGCTTTAATCAAACTAACAGTGCGAATGAGTTATTACCCAGACGTTCTAGACCTTTACAAACTTTCCAAGGTGTAGTTCCACCCGCTAGTTTTGTACAACTGAGAGTTTCTGGAGTTGTTGTAGCACAGCAGCAGGTTGGGTTTGATGGTAGATACGAATTTGTTGATGTTAATTTACCTGTTGGGCAAAATAATCAAATTGAAATTTTAGTTTTTGACCGGAATAATCTCAATGTTCCTAGTGAAATCCGTTCTGTAAGAATCAATGCTTCTGATTTATTACTACCAGCAGGTGGTAATGTTCAATTAGCTGGGGTGGGTTTAACTGGAAATTTAGTACAAAATTCTTTGTTTGATAATAACAGTGGTACGGATGCTGGTCAATTTGCTGGATTTTATCAAATTCGTCAAGGTATTTCTAATAATTTAACTTTTGAAGGTTCTGTACAGGCGATACCTGATACAATTCAAAGCCAAGCTGGATTAGTTTGGCGAGTAGCTAATCCTGTAGTTTTATCTGCTAGTGTGGGTAATTCTTTTGGTAAGTTAGCCTATAATACCGATTTAGATATTCAATTAGGAAAGTTAGATATTACTGCTAATTCCCAGTCTTATCCTAATGGATATCGTAATGGGAGAAATTCTGGTGAGTTCTTTAACCATAGTGCAGAAGTAAGTTATCGATTTAATAATAATTTTCAGTTAGGGTTTCTAGCACGTAGTCGTAAAAGCGGTAGTGATACAAATGAATATATATCGCCTACTTTCTCTTTACGACCTTTTGGTAGTTTATCTTTAAGCGGTAGACCTGATATTACTGGGCAGTATTTATTCAATGCTTATTATCAAGTAAATCGTGCGGCAAGGCTATCTTTTAATACTTTTGGTGATAGATACACTACTGGTTTAAGTTATGACTTTAATCGCAACTATCAAGTTTCTTTAGGTACTGATTTTGGCGGTAATTATGCTACTCGCTATACAGCAACGTTGAACTATAATCCTCCAAGCATCAGACAACTGAGTTGGAGAATGGGGCTGGCTTACCGTGAGGGGAATTTTGGCCCGATTGTTGGTGCTAGTATGCAAGTACTACCGGGATTGTTTGCCAGGGTTGAATATCAAGGTATTCCCTTTGCAGGGAGAAGAAATGCTTTTGGCGGATTTAATGACGATCGCCTGACAGTATCATTAGTTTCAGACTTATCATTTGCTGGCGGTAGAGCTGTTCCTAGTAATTTTAGCTCTCTTGGTAAGGAACGTGGTGCGATCGCTGGCCGCATTGCTGTCTCAGGTGAAAATCAAGGTTACGATTTACAAGGCGCTAGTGTCAGAGTCATCAATAACCACAACAAACCTGTTGGTGGTGCAAAAACAGACTCTAGCGGTAACTTCTTTGTTGGCGGTTTACCAGAAGGTGTTTATCGTGTCGAAGTTGACCCAGAACAATTACCTGTAGAACTCACCGTACAAAAAACCAGTCGCGTGGCTGAGGTCGGAATGGCAGGTGTAACAAATGTAGATTTTACTGCCAGATTAGAATATGGTTTAGCCGGCAGAATTACTGATGTTGCAGGTCAACCTATGCCTGATGTCCGCGTAGAACTAGTCAATCTTGATGGTACAGAAGTTCTAGCAGCGATGACGGACGAATTTGGGTTGTATCGTGTAGATGGTGTGCCTGTTGGTAAGTATACATTGCGAATTCCACCCCAAGAGGCGATCGCCAATAGTGAGACTTTCCCCAAACGCGATGTCACTATTCACAACGAGTTCGTCTACGACCAAAATCTGCAATTACCAATTTCTACAGCCGCAAAGGAAACTAAAGAAAAGTAA
- a CDS encoding DUF2854 domain-containing protein, with protein MLRQISLGTLGLTVGGILTLVGFIAYAANNATLNLVGFFYGFPLLLGGLALKANELKPIPFSQVTTPSVLSLRQQQATVTQNKIRKDITRYCYGQDAHLDAALSYLGLSPSDEERPTVTGLREEETNGAYTLILEFDSPDIPVHAWQEKQEKMTSYFGPGVVIKITQPDADKIELALVTSQ; from the coding sequence ATGTTACGCCAAATCTCTTTGGGAACTCTAGGTTTAACCGTTGGTGGCATCTTAACCCTTGTCGGTTTCATCGCCTATGCTGCTAATAATGCCACATTAAATCTTGTGGGTTTTTTTTATGGTTTTCCTTTGTTGTTAGGGGGACTAGCACTCAAAGCCAATGAACTTAAACCAATACCCTTCAGCCAAGTCACCACACCATCTGTATTATCTCTGCGTCAGCAGCAAGCAACTGTCACGCAAAATAAAATCCGCAAAGACATCACTCGGTATTGTTATGGTCAAGATGCTCACTTGGATGCAGCACTCTCTTACTTAGGTCTCAGTCCCAGCGATGAAGAAAGACCAACTGTTACAGGTTTAAGAGAAGAGGAAACTAATGGTGCTTACACCTTAATTTTAGAATTTGATTCTCCTGATATACCCGTTCATGCTTGGCAAGAAAAACAAGAAAAAATGACCAGTTACTTTGGCCCAGGAGTAGTAATTAAAATTACTCAGCCCGATGCAGATAAAATTGAGTTAGCGTTAGTTACTAGTCAATAG
- the hslO gene encoding Hsp33 family molecular chaperone HslO — protein sequence MADQLIRATAAEGGIRAVGVITTRLTEEARQRHQLSYVATAALGRTMAAGLLMASSMKRAGSRINIRVKGDGPLGGILVDAGLDGTVRGYVSNPSVELPPNAKGKLDVGGAVGSGYLYVVRDIGYGYPYSSTVELVSGEIGDDVAHYLVNSEQTPSALVLGVFVGATGVTAAGGLLVQILPKAARDEALVETLESRVAALSGFTPLLQAGKTLPEIFTDLLGDMGLSIFPETQMLRFHCSCSFDRVLSALKILGEAELQDMIVKDNGAEATCDFCGRVYQASSDHLAQLIVDLQAESSV from the coding sequence ATGGCGGATCAGTTAATTCGCGCAACAGCAGCCGAAGGTGGGATTCGTGCAGTGGGTGTCATCACTACGCGCTTGACAGAAGAGGCCCGGCAGCGCCATCAACTTTCTTATGTGGCAACAGCCGCACTAGGACGGACTATGGCAGCAGGTTTATTAATGGCTTCTAGCATGAAGCGTGCTGGTTCTAGGATTAATATCCGGGTGAAAGGCGATGGCCCTTTGGGTGGTATATTGGTAGATGCGGGCTTGGATGGAACAGTACGGGGTTATGTCAGCAACCCATCTGTGGAACTGCCACCTAATGCTAAAGGTAAACTTGATGTTGGCGGTGCAGTCGGTAGTGGCTACCTCTATGTAGTTCGCGATATTGGTTATGGTTATCCTTACTCTAGTACGGTAGAACTAGTATCTGGAGAAATTGGGGATGATGTAGCGCATTACCTAGTAAACTCAGAACAAACACCTTCAGCTTTAGTATTAGGTGTGTTTGTGGGTGCGACTGGAGTAACTGCGGCGGGAGGATTGTTAGTCCAAATTTTACCAAAAGCAGCTAGAGATGAAGCATTAGTAGAAACTTTAGAATCACGGGTGGCTGCCTTATCAGGATTTACCCCATTGTTACAAGCAGGTAAAACCCTACCAGAAATTTTTACTGATTTGTTGGGAGATATGGGTTTGTCAATATTTCCCGAAACTCAGATGTTGCGTTTTCATTGCAGTTGCTCTTTTGATCGGGTATTGAGCGCACTTAAGATTTTAGGAGAAGCTGAATTACAAGACATGATTGTGAAAGATAATGGTGCTGAAGCTACTTGTGATTTTTGCGGCAGAGTTTATCAAGCAAGTAGTGATCACTTAGCGCAGTTAATTGTTGATTTACAAGCAGAATCTTCTGTTTAA
- a CDS encoding DUF2267 domain-containing protein, protein MTEVVFRVMRDLMTTEAADRVEGELHKPAEETEDKSLQLEIAELWHDTNPIVSFLSRVRPPWQGPGIFKIDSDRFLFRVANEGTMPPNVDREQVVKAVFSATKDELSSERIEEIASWLPGRVRQLWEEA, encoded by the coding sequence ATTACAGAAGTAGTATTTCGAGTTATGCGTGACTTGATGACTACAGAAGCTGCTGACCGAGTTGAAGGTGAGCTACATAAACCAGCCGAAGAAACTGAAGATAAATCTCTGCAACTGGAAATTGCCGAACTGTGGCATGATACCAATCCGATTGTAAGCTTTTTAAGTCGGGTACGTCCACCCTGGCAAGGCCCTGGCATCTTTAAAATTGATAGCGATCGTTTCTTATTCCGCGTCGCCAATGAAGGTACCATGCCACCAAATGTAGACCGCGAACAAGTTGTAAAAGCCGTTTTTTCTGCTACGAAGGATGAACTTTCCTCAGAGAGAATTGAGGAAATTGCTAGTTGGCTTCCAGGTAGAGTTCGTCAACTTTGGGAAGAAGCTTAG
- a CDS encoding universal stress protein has translation MLNNILVALDGSDIAERVIQVLDDLVLSPETKVVLCHVFPTPDSEMELPADRPHPESPALSYFQIEKQLQSYKEKISIHSAVELVTGEPADEIIRLANIYKADLIIIGSRGLTGMKRIVQGSVSSQVVEEANCSVLVVKPSKN, from the coding sequence GTGCTGAATAATATATTAGTAGCTCTGGATGGTTCGGATATTGCAGAACGTGTAATTCAAGTTTTGGATGATTTGGTATTATCACCCGAAACTAAAGTCGTTCTTTGTCATGTATTTCCGACTCCAGATTCAGAGATGGAACTACCCGCAGATCGTCCTCATCCAGAATCTCCAGCATTGTCTTATTTCCAAATAGAAAAACAACTGCAATCTTACAAAGAAAAAATATCAATTCACAGCGCCGTAGAACTAGTCACTGGCGAACCTGCCGATGAAATTATTCGCCTAGCTAATATTTATAAAGCTGATTTAATTATTATTGGAAGTCGCGGATTAACAGGAATGAAGCGCATTGTCCAGGGTTCTGTTAGTAGTCAAGTAGTAGAAGAAGCTAATTGTTCTGTATTAGTGGTAAAGCCTAGTAAAAATTAA
- a CDS encoding molecular chaperone: MNQQQKVVNNIYKIGATALFTLSTLALNCPHTSAISIGVSPPRFELKIDDKKPKTQVFRVVNVDSKPATFRIYIQDWILDEKNEIQPVKSSEQSLDNWITVNPVSFTLPPGKTQTVRFSVRPRVKPQAGEHRALIFVEEVNSNQDKKPRSGVRVLGRFGVAVYAYVGSIKKVGVLNSISVDSKSNNLKAAFDISSQGNAYVRMNGQYAVWSANKYPGASATKQIANLQAEKSKKPDGVVDAGSLPSTPVLPGTRRQLILNITKKLPPGQYVLDVNGDLNGSAIDKGIPFTVTARSK, encoded by the coding sequence ATGAATCAGCAGCAAAAAGTAGTTAACAACATTTATAAAATTGGAGCTACTGCGCTATTTACACTAAGCACATTAGCCTTAAATTGCCCCCATACTTCTGCAATCTCCATAGGGGTTAGTCCACCAAGATTTGAATTAAAAATCGATGATAAAAAACCTAAGACTCAGGTTTTTCGTGTCGTCAATGTTGATAGTAAACCTGCAACATTTAGAATTTATATTCAAGATTGGATTCTTGATGAAAAAAATGAAATTCAACCTGTAAAATCAAGCGAGCAATCTTTAGACAACTGGATTACTGTCAACCCTGTTAGTTTTACTCTTCCCCCTGGCAAAACCCAAACCGTGCGTTTTTCAGTTCGCCCTCGTGTCAAACCCCAAGCTGGAGAACACCGCGCTTTAATCTTTGTCGAAGAAGTCAATTCTAACCAAGACAAAAAACCCAGGTCTGGAGTTAGAGTTTTGGGACGTTTTGGTGTTGCTGTCTATGCTTATGTTGGCAGTATCAAAAAAGTAGGTGTTCTCAACTCAATTTCGGTTGATAGTAAATCTAATAATTTAAAAGCTGCATTTGACATTTCTAGCCAAGGTAATGCTTATGTGCGAATGAATGGTCAATATGCTGTTTGGTCTGCTAATAAATATCCTGGTGCAAGTGCTACTAAGCAAATAGCTAACTTGCAAGCAGAAAAAAGTAAGAAGCCAGATGGTGTAGTGGATGCAGGAAGTTTACCTTCCACACCTGTGCTGCCAGGTACTCGCCGTCAATTAATACTAAATATCACCAAAAAACTGCCTCCTGGGCAATATGTTTTAGATGTGAATGGTGATTTAAATGGCAGTGCAATTGATAAGGGTATTCCTTTTACAGTTACAGCCAGAAGTAAATAA
- a CDS encoding ankyrin repeat domain-containing protein: protein MRSPRLMIMDKDILDTSGLGKDLIRAINQDDSRTALDILHQVSFPKSSYYLTLALTRTTAKANHTVSVTLTKAGADVNGVNDSIPLINAVLSRQYDLVRYLLENGADTERQDENSHTALMHAVFNQDIEAIMLLIEAGASCQTKTYDGVTAQDIAERQNEPSILEYLRHHQINDQ, encoded by the coding sequence GTGCGATCGCCTAGATTGATGATTATGGACAAAGATATTTTAGACACGTCTGGTCTAGGGAAAGATTTGATCCGTGCTATAAACCAAGATGACTCTCGTACAGCACTCGATATTTTACACCAAGTTTCTTTTCCTAAAAGTAGTTATTATTTAACTTTGGCACTGACAAGGACTACCGCAAAGGCAAATCATACAGTTTCTGTTACCTTAACCAAAGCTGGAGCTGATGTTAATGGGGTCAATGATAGTATTCCACTGATTAATGCTGTTTTATCTAGACAGTATGATTTAGTCAGATATTTGCTTGAAAATGGTGCAGATACAGAACGTCAAGACGAAAATTCCCATACAGCTTTAATGCACGCAGTCTTCAATCAAGACATAGAAGCAATAATGTTATTGATAGAAGCTGGTGCAAGTTGTCAGACTAAAACCTATGATGGTGTAACAGCTCAAGATATTGCTGAAAGACAAAACGAGCCTAGCATCTTGGAATATCTCAGACACCATCAAATTAATGACCAATAA
- a CDS encoding Uma2 family endonuclease codes for MYNYDPLECLPSSAELPDSDDTPVDNELQILIPNLLLAILANIWQSRDDWFFGINMAIYYAPTKPAIVPDGFLSLGVERFVGENGRSSYVFWEEEGIAPILALEVVSQTYNGEYEQKKIDYAELGILYYVIYAPTRLRRKRQRLEVYRLVEGKYILQLGDKVWLPEIGLGIGREQGIYQGRTREWLFWYDENGDRYQTAEEQLQNLLTKLQQQGIDPNKL; via the coding sequence ATGTATAACTATGATCCATTAGAATGTTTACCTTCATCGGCAGAATTGCCAGATTCTGATGATACCCCTGTGGATAACGAACTACAAATTTTAATTCCTAATTTACTATTAGCTATCTTAGCTAATATCTGGCAAAGCCGTGATGATTGGTTTTTTGGGATTAATATGGCAATTTATTATGCACCTACTAAACCTGCCATAGTTCCTGATGGATTTTTAAGTTTGGGTGTAGAACGTTTTGTTGGTGAAAATGGACGTTCCAGCTATGTTTTTTGGGAAGAAGAAGGTATTGCACCAATTTTAGCTTTAGAAGTTGTTTCCCAAACTTATAACGGCGAATATGAACAGAAAAAAATTGATTATGCCGAATTAGGTATTTTATATTATGTGATTTATGCACCAACACGGTTGCGTCGTAAGCGACAACGTTTGGAAGTTTATCGGTTAGTGGAAGGTAAATACATTTTGCAACTAGGTGATAAAGTTTGGTTGCCAGAAATTGGTTTAGGTATTGGAAGGGAACAGGGTATTTATCAAGGAAGAACACGAGAATGGTTATTTTGGTATGACGAAAATGGCGACCGATACCAAACCGCAGAAGAACAATTGCAAAATTTATTAACTAAATTACAGCAGCAAGGAATTGACCCAAATAAACTTTGA
- a CDS encoding response regulator — protein sequence MLMLSCESSVLRVLVVDDHELTRLTLQLAFSCQENIQVVGLASNGQEAIEMVQGCQPDVIVLDLQMPIMDGWSASSQIKAISPHTQILAYSSVEEANSPRATGMANFDDFCKKDVSTSELIALVKQLGKRRGDSEVMR from the coding sequence ATGTTAATGCTCTCCTGTGAGTCTTCTGTATTACGCGTTCTTGTGGTTGATGACCATGAATTAACTCGTCTAACCCTACAATTGGCTTTTTCTTGTCAAGAGAATATTCAAGTTGTTGGGTTAGCGAGTAATGGTCAAGAAGCGATTGAAATGGTTCAAGGCTGCCAGCCTGATGTGATTGTTTTAGATTTACAAATGCCCATCATGGATGGTTGGAGTGCTTCTAGTCAAATTAAAGCCATTTCTCCCCATACTCAAATACTTGCTTACTCTTCAGTAGAAGAGGCAAACTCTCCTCGTGCCACAGGAATGGCTAACTTCGATGATTTTTGTAAGAAAGATGTCTCAACTTCTGAACTCATCGCTTTAGTCAAACAATTAGGCAAACGTAGAGGAGACAGTGAAGTTATGCGATAA